The region CTACTCGGCCGACCGGGTGTGGGAGCGTCTGCCACGGGAGCTCCAGCAGCAGATCATCGAGAAAAACTTGCGCGTGTTCACCATTGACGCCTACGCCATCGCCAGCGACATCGGCCTTGGCAGGCGGATCAACACGATCATGCAGACCTGCTTTTTTGCCATCGCCAACGTATTGCCACGTAATGCCGCAATCCGCCACATCAAGAAGGCAATCGAGAAAACCTACGCGAGCAAGGGCGGCGACATCGTGAAGCAGAACTGCGCAGCGGTGGACCAGGCGCTCGCGCATCTGCACCAACTCGACGTGCCTGACACGGCCGACTCGACGCACTACCGCCTGCCCATCGTGTCGGAAGAAGCGCCGGACTTCGTCCAGCGTGTGACGGCTGTGATGCTGGCAGACAAGGGCGATTACCTCCCCGTCTCCGCGTTCCCCGTGGACGGCACCTGGCCCACCGGGACGTCCCAGTGGGAGAAACGCAGCATTGCCACGAAGCTGCCCCAGTGGGATACGGCGTTGTGCATCCAATGCAACAAGTGCGCGATGGTCTGCCCGCACGCCGCCATCCGCGCGAAAGTTTTTGAGCCCAGCGCACTAGCCGACGCCCCCAACACTTTCCAGACGATGGACTACAAAGCTCCCGACCTGCGCGGGCTGAGGTACACGCTCCAGGTTGCTCCAGACGACTGCACAGGCTGCGGTTTATGCGTCAATATCTGTCCAGCCAAGGATAAAGCCGAGCCCGGCCATAAAGCCATCGACATGGTCCCGCGCGAAAATGTGCGGGGCACCGACGAAGTCAACTGGGATTACTTCAAGAAGCTACCCGACGTCACGCGTACCCGCATTGTTCGCCTCGACGCGAAGGGATCGCAGTTCTTTCAGCCATTGATGCAGTTCTCCGGCGCATGTGCCGGTTGCGGCGAAACGCCCTATATCAAGCTGCTGACACAGCTGTTCGGCGACCGCGCGATGATCGCCAACGCCACCGGCTGTTCCTCCATCTTCGGCGGCAACCTGCCCACAACCCCCTACTGCGTCAACAACGACGGCCGAGGCCCGGCATGGGCCAACTCGCTGTTTGAAAACAACGCCGAGTTTGGCTTCGGCATGCGTATGGCGGTCGATCAACTCGCCGCCGCCGCCCGCATCCTCGTGCATCGACTGGCCGGCCGCATCGGCGATACGCTCGCCAATGACCTTATCGCGATCCCCGCCAGCGACGAAGCATCGCTACACACGCAACGACAGCGCGTGCATGCACTACGACGGAAGCTGGCGAAGATCGACGCGCCCGAAGCCCGTCGGCTCGACCACCTCGCTGACTTCCTCGTCCCACGCAGCGTCTGGCTGGTCGGAGGCGATGGCTGGGCCTACGACATCGGCTACGGCGGGCTCGACCACGTGCTCGCACAGTCGCGCAATGTGAATGTGCTCGTGCTCGATACGGAGGTCTACTCCAACACCGGCGGCCAGCAATCCAAGGCCACCCCGCTCGGCGCTGCAGTGAAGTTCGCAGCAGCCGGGAAACATACGGGTAAGAAAGACCTGGGCCTTATGGCCATGTGCTACGGCCACGCCTACGTCGCCAGCATCGCCATGGGAGCCAACGACAACCATGCCGTCAAGACGCTGATTGAAGCCGAACAGTTCCCCGGCCCCTCACTGGTCATCGCTTACAGTCATTGCATGGCCCACGGCTACGACATGAGCAAAGGCCTCGACCACCAGAAACTCGCGGTCGAAACCGGCATGTGGCCGTTGTATCGCTTTGACCCTCGCCGTATCGAGCAAGGCAAGCCGCCGCTGCAACTCGACAGCAAAGCGCCGCACCATGACGTCCGTGATTACATGAATCACCAAACGCGATTCCGCATGGTCGAGCAGGTTGATGCGGAGGAGTTTAAGGCACTTGCCGAAGCAGCACAGACGCTCGCTTCGCGACGCCTGTCGCTGTACCAGCAACTCGCCGCGATCACGCTGTCTGACGGTATCGGCAACTGATGCTCGCCAGCGTCTGGATGTAGTCTCGCATCTCATCACGCACCCTTTGGTAGTGCGACAACACCTGCTCCGGCCCGATAATCTCCGGCAGCGAGCCCCGCCCGGCCACTGTCGTGGTGAGATGAAAGGTCGGCCGGGCGACAAGAACGGTTGCTATTGATTCGGTCGAATTCGCGTACGTCTGGAGCAATTGCAGTATTTGAAAAGACTGCGAAAAATAGGCAAGCAGGTTGAGTCATACGGCGATTCTGACGACTAATTGCGGGGAAAGAGGCGACCGCCTCAGCCTGAAGACCCGATTCCGTCAGTTTAAGGAAGTCAGATATGGGTTCGTCCGCATCACCCGCACCCGCTTTGTCATCCATTCAATCCAATGCTGGACTGCAGACTGAGAGGCGACCGCTGGAACAGACCGGCCTGAGCTATGACGTGGCTGGCACGGCCGACGCAGTCATCGAGGCATGGCGGCTGGTCTATCGCAGCTACCGACGTGCGGGATTGATTGCCAGCAACCCCGCCAACCTGCACTCGCTGCCGGAGATTATCGGGCCGCAGACCATGGTCGCCTGTGGTCGGCTCGGCACGGAAGTCGTCAGCACCATCAGTTCCTACACCGATGGCCCCACCGGCCTGCCACTCGACCAGGTTTACCCCGACGAACTCACGCAACTGCGCCGCCGCGGTCGGCGACTCGCCGAGATCGGCCTGCTCGCCGACCGTCGGGAAAATCCCAGTCGTACACTCAACAGTCTCTTTGACCTGATGCGGTTCGGCGTCCTGTACGACATCCATTGCGGCATGGATGACACCGTCATCGGCGTCCACCCCCGCCACGCGCCTTTCTATCAGCGGATGATCGGCTTCGAGATCGCCGGCCCCGAGCGAAGCTATGCCACGGTCAACGACCAGTTGGTCGTCCTGTTGCGCCTGGATTTGCGCACGACGCCCTACCAGTCGCGCCTCCCACGCGGTTTGAAATACTTTATGGACAATCGCATCCCGCCGGAGGCGTTTGACCAGCGGTTCACCTTTGCCGAACCCGCCCTCGTCAATTCCGACATCGGCCGCTTCCGGGCGTGGTCAGACGATCACCGCCGGCTCGCACGCGAGAAATCGGCCGAGCCTGACTCATTGAACAGGGCGGACGTGTCTGAGGATCGGCATGCCAGCCGACCCCCTGTTGCGGCATAGGCATAGCCCAACTCATCCATGACCATCGGCTTGCCGCGTGACGACCGCGCTCGGCGGAATCTGCCGTGCCCGAATGCGCCTGAGCCGGCTTACCCTTCCGCCTTGCTCGCGAGAGGGGGACGGCGAACGCCAATACGGTAGACCAGCACTACACCCCCGCCAGCCACGATCAACCCCAACACGTCGGTAAGAATCAGCGTATCGCCAAATGCGATCCATGCCATCAGCATCGTCACCGGCGGGCTCAGATAGAACAAACTGGCGACACGCGTCGCTTCTTCGCGTGCAAGCAGACGCCACATACTCCAGTATGCCCCGAGTGACACAGCCACCACCAGCCAGACCATCGTGCCGACAAACGGTGCCACCCACTGTGTGGCGAAGCCTTCAATCCACCAGGCAGGAAGCAGCAAAGCGAGTGTGGTGGCAAGGCTCTGGTAAAAAAGTGTCAAATCGAGCGGTTGACTGTCGGGGCTTCCTTCGCGCGTCCAGCGCCGCTGTAACAGGCTCGCGATCGTGATGCCCACCACCGAACCGAATGGGATTAAATATCCGAGTGGCGGTGTCGTTCCATCCAGAGTAAGTCGCGCCCCGACCGCGATGACCACACCACCAAAGCCAAGTATCAGCCCGAGCCACTGGCGTGCGTCGGTTCGTTCACCGAGGACATACCCCGAAAGCGTGCCAGTGAGTAAGGGTTGAAGCGCCGTCACCAGCGCCACGATGCCCGCCGGCACACCCATATCCAACGCCAACAGCGCGCACGTCAGCCAGACGCCGTGCGCGAGAATACCCACCATGCCCATTCGGCCGGCCAGCCGATGCCCCGGCCAACTGAAACGGCCGCTCAACACAAGCCACACGCCCAGCAGGCCTGTCAGCGCGAGATAACGCCAGAACAGCAAGGTAAAGGGGCCGGCAAATGGCAGGCCGTATTCGGCCCCGATAAACCCGGAGTTCCAAAGGAACACGAACAGAAGTTCGAGTATGAAAAACTTTCCCAACCACGTCTTTGTCGGCATGAACTCTTTCGCGAATGCGGCACTAGAGGCCGAGTGAAACGTGGCATTGGGTCAGCGGGCTGAGTGCTGAGTGCTGCGAATCCCTGAATCTCCCATCATCGCGGTGGTCAGAATTCGAGCAACAGAATCGGTGGTCCCATTCATTATATTGCCACCGTGAGCCGGTCGTGGTACGCATCGGGCTGCTCGCGGAGTGGACCGACTCATCTTACCCCCCCCCCATCGCGACTCCCCGCAGACAGCCTCGCCCCGGCAATCTAAACTGAAAACACCACTACGCCCAGGAACCGCCACATGTCCACCACCCTTCGTCTCGTCGAACTGAGCGCCAATACCGACGCGGTCGAACGCTTGCAACAAGCGGTCGGAGATATTTCCTGCATCGAGCAATGGCTCCTTCACGGCAATGACAATCGCTCAACCCTTCGCCTGCTGCTGCCTTCCGACGCCGTCGAGGCGGTGTTTGACGCCATCGCCGAACACGAACTGCCCGACGATTCGTTTCGCGTCATGCTCTTCCCAATTGAGGCCACCCTGCCTGCCGTCGGCCAGCCGGAGGAAGAGCAAACCAGCAAAGAGGCCGCGAAACAATCCGGCGATCAACGCCAGCGCGGCCGCATCAGCCGTGACGAACTACTCAACGATCTCACACCCGGCACGCAGATTTCCACCATCTATCTCATCATGGTGCTGCTCTCGGCCATTGTCGCAAGCGTCGGCCTGCTCCGGGACAACGTCGCCGTCATCATCGGCGCAATGGTCATCGCTCCGCTGCTCATGCCGAACATGGCCCTCGCCCTGGCGACCGCGCTCGGCGACTTGAAGATGGCGGCCCGCGCCCTGGCCACCAATGCCGCCGGCGTGGCCGTGGCCTTTATCTTCTCCTGCATCGTCGGCCTCGTACACGGCGTCGATCCCTCCGCTGACGAACTGCAAACACGCACTCGTGTTTCACTCGGCGACATCGGCCTTGGCCTCGCCTCCGGCATCGCCGGCGCGATCTCCGTCACCACCGGCGTACCCGCCACGCTCATCGGCGTCATGGTCGCCGTCGCCCTGCTGCCGCCGCTCGTCGCCACCGGCCTGTTGCTCGGCGCGGGCGAATGGGTCATGGCTGGCGGCGCCGCGCTCCTGCTGGCCGTGAATATCATCTGCATTAATCTGGCCGGTGTGGGTACCTTCGTGTTACAGGGCATTCGGCCCCGCACCTGGTACGAAGCCAGTGTCGCCCGCCGCGCCACCTTCACGGCCCTCGCCCTTTGGCTCACCGCCCTGCTCAGCCTCGCCGTCCTGGTCTGGATCGCCGAGGGATCCGATTGACCCAGAGCCGCCCCCGCCGGAGTTGGCGGACGTAACGTTTGCCTTGAGCGCTTGCGATCAGGGTTGGAGTCGTACGACCAACTTTTACATGTCCGTCAGTTAGCCCGATGCCACCGGCTGGCCGTGGCGGCCGGCCTCATTGCTTTATCATTGCCAAGCCGTAGTGGTATGGCGGTAGCCCAAGCACTGTGCGTTCGTTGGCCTTGAAGCCGACTTGCTCAGCCCACTGCTGGCATTGCTCCGGTCGCGGGCGAATGGCCATGCTCGGCCCGCGTGGCGTCGGGATGTCGCACCGCCAGTGCATGATCCCGAGCACGCCCCCGGCCCGCAACACTCGCCAGGCCTCCGCCAACAGCCGTTCCGGCTCTTCGCAGTGCAGGATGTTGAACAGCATTGCGAACCCGGCTTGCCCATCATCCAGCCCCGTACCTTCGGTTACAAAGTTGCGCCGGATCGCCAGAACGTTTGCCACACCTTCGGCGTCCGCCTTGGCTTGCGTAGCGGCGACCATGTCCGCTTCGATGTCGAGGGCGTATACGCTGCCTTTGATGATCCGTGCCGCGGGGATGGCAAACGTGCCGTAGCCGCATCCGAAATCCACCACGTCGCCAGTGTCGGCGTGCAAACCCATCGCCCGCAAGGTCGCGTCAGGTGAAAAGTACGTCTGCCACGATGCGTCGTCCGGCATGCCGCTTTCTCGCGTTTTCATGCAGGCAGTTTATCGGAGATCTTGCAGGCGGCGCGACTTGGTGACTGACAATGTTCTCGCTTTCGCGCGGTCGTCGGCTTGCGTGGCAGGCGTCGTCCGGTGAAGATTGATCATACGGCTCGGTTGCGTATGTTCACAGCTTGCCCAGCAATGACCCGCCTTAGGAACTGTGTATGTCGATGCTCGTTCGCTTTCACATACCGATGGTGCTGTTTGCGGCCTGGTTGATATTGGCGGGTTGTGGCTCGGAGGGCGAAGGCGATCGCCGATTGAGCCGCGACGGCGACACACGGCCGACCGTTGGCGTGTCCCTGCCGGGCGACGGACAAAAGTGGCACGCCGGTGTCCACTGGTGGGCCGAGCAAGCCATGGCGGAGCATTCGGAGGTCGATTGGCTCGTCCAGCGTGCCGAGCATGCAAGCGAGCAGGCAGCGCAGATCGACGACATGCTCAAGCAAGGCATCGACGCGCTGATCATCCTCGCGTTGGACGAGGACACATCGCTGGCATCAGTCCGCCATGCGACGGACGTCGATGTCTACGTGGTCAGCGTCGATCGCGCGCTTCACGAACCGATCGCCGACCTGTTTGTAACGGGCGACCATGCCGCGTTCGGCCGAGTCAGTGCGGAATTCATCGTGCAGCAACTCGATTTTCAGGGCAGGGTCGTGATCCTGCGCGGCGGACCGACAGCGGGGGATCGCATGCGATATGAAGCAGCGATGGAAGTGTTCGGCGCACATCCTGGTATTGAAGTACTCGACACGTTGCCGGGCGAGGGCGATCGCGAGCAGTCGGCCGAGGCGATGCGAACAGCCCTTGCCGAGCACGATACGATCGGTGCGGTGTGGGCGGGGGATGACGAGATGGCGCTCGGCGTGGAGGAGGCGGTGCTCGCCGCTGGCCGTGCGGATGAGATGTTGATCCTCGGCGGCGGCGGGATGAGCCAGATCGTCGGCCGGGTGAAGGAGCAGGACCCGCTGTTTCCCGCGACGGTCGCGTATTCGCCGGCGATGATGGCGGTGGCTGTGCACCTGGCAGTGGCGGAGGTGTTGTATGATGGTGACGAGCAGGCTGTGGCCGCGATGATACCGGCCCACCTGAGGCTGGACGCCGGTGATCTGCTGGGGCTTGCCGAGCCGCGACCGACGGAACAACGGCGGCTGATCCTGCCGGTGCAATTGATCACGCAAGACAACGCAGCGGACTATCATTTCCCTGATTCGGTATATTGATTTGCCCCGGCAATAGCGGGGCCGACGCAGCACGCGGGCGTGGCGGAATTGGCAGACGCGCCAGGTTTAGGTCCTGGTGGGGTAAAACCCGTGGAGGTTCGAGTCCTCTCGCCCGCATTCAAAGACGATCTACGGAAGGGGGACGTTGCTATGCTGGCATCTCGTCGTCTATCGCTTGTACTGCTCGCAAGCTGGATCGCTCTGGTCAGTGGAACACCCGCCCCGGCACAGGTGCGCA is a window of Phycisphaerales bacterium AB-hyl4 DNA encoding:
- a CDS encoding DMT family transporter yields the protein MPTKTWLGKFFILELLFVFLWNSGFIGAEYGLPFAGPFTLLFWRYLALTGLLGVWLVLSGRFSWPGHRLAGRMGMVGILAHGVWLTCALLALDMGVPAGIVALVTALQPLLTGTLSGYVLGERTDARQWLGLILGFGGVVIAVGARLTLDGTTPPLGYLIPFGSVVGITIASLLQRRWTREGSPDSQPLDLTLFYQSLATTLALLLPAWWIEGFATQWVAPFVGTMVWLVVAVSLGAYWSMWRLLAREEATRVASLFYLSPPVTMLMAWIAFGDTLILTDVLGLIVAGGGVVLVYRIGVRRPPLASKAEG
- a CDS encoding class I SAM-dependent methyltransferase, whose amino-acid sequence is MKTRESGMPDDASWQTYFSPDATLRAMGLHADTGDVVDFGCGYGTFAIPAARIIKGSVYALDIEADMVAATQAKADAEGVANVLAIRRNFVTEGTGLDDGQAGFAMLFNILHCEEPERLLAEAWRVLRAGGVLGIMHWRCDIPTPRGPSMAIRPRPEQCQQWAEQVGFKANERTVLGLPPYHYGLAMIKQ
- the nifJ gene encoding pyruvate:ferredoxin (flavodoxin) oxidoreductase; its protein translation is MHCNKRVMLDGNGAVASVAYRMNEVIAIYPITPSSPMSESADAWATRGRQNVWGQTPSVVEMQSEAGVIGSVHGALQSGALTTTFTSSQGLLLMIPNLYKIAGELTSFCMHVAARAVATHALSIFGDHSDVMACRQTGCVLLASNSVQEAHDLACIGQVATLQARLPVIHFFDGFRTSHEINGLTLLNDEQLLAMLDPHTIARHRERALSPDTPRIRGTAQNPDVFFQAREASNRFYLACPDIVQNVMDRFAALTGRRYSLFEYAGHPEAEDVIVIIGSASETVEQTVRSLTADGRRVGVLKVRLYRPFDAARFVSVLPASVRRLAVMDRTKEPGAVGEPLYQDVIAALTEDLPDDRVMPRVIGGRYGLGSKEFTPAMVKAIYGELRRSRPRRHFTVGIMDDVTHLSLPIDDWFGLDTDGATQAIFYGLGADGTVGANKNAIKIIGEEAGLHAQGYFVYDSKKSGATTVSHLRFGPNPIHAPYLIRSADFVACHQFRFLDRLDILEHARFGGTLLLNAPYSADRVWERLPRELQQQIIEKNLRVFTIDAYAIASDIGLGRRINTIMQTCFFAIANVLPRNAAIRHIKKAIEKTYASKGGDIVKQNCAAVDQALAHLHQLDVPDTADSTHYRLPIVSEEAPDFVQRVTAVMLADKGDYLPVSAFPVDGTWPTGTSQWEKRSIATKLPQWDTALCIQCNKCAMVCPHAAIRAKVFEPSALADAPNTFQTMDYKAPDLRGLRYTLQVAPDDCTGCGLCVNICPAKDKAEPGHKAIDMVPRENVRGTDEVNWDYFKKLPDVTRTRIVRLDAKGSQFFQPLMQFSGACAGCGETPYIKLLTQLFGDRAMIANATGCSSIFGGNLPTTPYCVNNDGRGPAWANSLFENNAEFGFGMRMAVDQLAAAARILVHRLAGRIGDTLANDLIAIPASDEASLHTQRQRVHALRRKLAKIDAPEARRLDHLADFLVPRSVWLVGGDGWAYDIGYGGLDHVLAQSRNVNVLVLDTEVYSNTGGQQSKATPLGAAVKFAAAGKHTGKKDLGLMAMCYGHAYVASIAMGANDNHAVKTLIEAEQFPGPSLVIAYSHCMAHGYDMSKGLDHQKLAVETGMWPLYRFDPRRIEQGKPPLQLDSKAPHHDVRDYMNHQTRFRMVEQVDAEEFKALAEAAQTLASRRLSLYQQLAAITLSDGIGN
- a CDS encoding substrate-binding domain-containing protein, which translates into the protein MSMLVRFHIPMVLFAAWLILAGCGSEGEGDRRLSRDGDTRPTVGVSLPGDGQKWHAGVHWWAEQAMAEHSEVDWLVQRAEHASEQAAQIDDMLKQGIDALIILALDEDTSLASVRHATDVDVYVVSVDRALHEPIADLFVTGDHAAFGRVSAEFIVQQLDFQGRVVILRGGPTAGDRMRYEAAMEVFGAHPGIEVLDTLPGEGDREQSAEAMRTALAEHDTIGAVWAGDDEMALGVEEAVLAAGRADEMLILGGGGMSQIVGRVKEQDPLFPATVAYSPAMMAVAVHLAVAEVLYDGDEQAVAAMIPAHLRLDAGDLLGLAEPRPTEQRRLILPVQLITQDNAADYHFPDSVY
- a CDS encoding TIGR00341 family protein, whose product is MSTTLRLVELSANTDAVERLQQAVGDISCIEQWLLHGNDNRSTLRLLLPSDAVEAVFDAIAEHELPDDSFRVMLFPIEATLPAVGQPEEEQTSKEAAKQSGDQRQRGRISRDELLNDLTPGTQISTIYLIMVLLSAIVASVGLLRDNVAVIIGAMVIAPLLMPNMALALATALGDLKMAARALATNAAGVAVAFIFSCIVGLVHGVDPSADELQTRTRVSLGDIGLGLASGIAGAISVTTGVPATLIGVMVAVALLPPLVATGLLLGAGEWVMAGGAALLLAVNIICINLAGVGTFVLQGIRPRTWYEASVARRATFTALALWLTALLSLAVLVWIAEGSD